The nucleotide sequence TCAGATAACAATAGTTTAAACGGAACTTATGTAAATGGAAAGCAAATAAAGGACAAAGTAGAGTTACATTCCGGGGATGTGTTGCAAATTGGAAGATCAATTATCAGAATTTTAATAAAAGGAGGGCGCTATGAATAAGTTAAAGGTTTTTGTCTTTTCAACTTCACAGGATGGTCTCCAAAGAATCGTAAATCAAGTTGCAGACTTTCCTGACTTTGACCTTGTGGGAAGCAGTTCCTCTGAAGATGAAACCATAAAAAGGGTCTCATTCTTAAAGCCTGCCATTTTGTTTGTAGATTTCGAAGAAATTCCAGAAATTGAAGAAATCTCAAGAGTCATTAAGAAATCACATGAACAAAGTCCTG is from Caldisericum sp. and encodes:
- a CDS encoding FHA domain-containing protein, with the protein product SDNNSLNGTYVNGKQIKDKVELHSGDVLQIGRSIIRILIKGGRYE